In a single window of the Zea mays cultivar B73 chromosome 5, Zm-B73-REFERENCE-NAM-5.0, whole genome shotgun sequence genome:
- the LOC103626905 gene encoding protein DETOXIFICATION 16 isoform X2, with amino-acid sequence MACSLDTLCGQAFGARQHHLLGVHKQRAMLVLALVSVPVALVWAYTGDILAWCGQDPEIAAGAGSYIRCLIPAMVVYGALQCHVRFLQTQNLVVPVMLSSGATALCHPAVCWLLVRGLGLGCNGAALANAVSYLANLSFLAVYVRVAPACKATWTGFSAEAFRGVPDFLRLAVPSAVMVCMEWWSFELLVLLSGLLPNPKLETAVLSICLNTSSLAFMAPLGLGAAISTRVSNELGAGRPHAARLAARVVVLLALIVGTSEALVIVLVRDLWGYAYSSEEEVARYTARMMPVLAVSVMLDGQQCVLSGVVRGCGRQKAGAFINLAAYYLAGIPAALAFAFVRRLAGMGLWFGILCGLVVQMLSLLSVTLCTDWNKEALKAKNRVFSVALPADMET; translated from the exons ATGGCGTGCAGCCTGGACACGCTGTGCGGGCAGGCCTTCGGTGCGCGGCAGCACCACCTGCTGGGCGTCCACAAGCAGCGGGCCATGCTGGTGCTTGCTCTCGTGAGCGTCCCGGTGGCGCTGGTGTGGGCCTACACCGGCGACATCCTGGCGTGGTGCGGGCAGGACCCGGAGATCGCGGCGGGGGCCGGCAGCTACATCCGGTGCCTGATCCCGGCCATGGTCGTGTACGGGGCGCTGCAGTGCCACGTCCGGTTCCTGCAGACGCAGAACCTGGTGGTGCCTGTGATGCTGAGCTCCGGCGCCACCGCGCTGTGCCACCCGGCCGTCTGCTGGCTGCTGGTGCGCGGGCTCGGGCTGGGCTGCAACGGCGCCGCGCTGGCCAACGCCGTCTCCTACCTCGCCAACCTCTCCTTCTTGGCCGTCTATGTCAGGGTGGCTCCGGCCTGCAAGGCCACCTGGACGGGCTTCTCGGCGGAGGCGTTCCGCGGCGTCCCCGATTTCCTCAGGCTCGCCGTGCCGTCGGCTGTCATGGTGTG CATGGAGTGGTGGTCCTTCGAGCTCCTGGTGCTACTGTCCGGACTGCTCCCCAACCCCAAGCTGGAGACGGCCGTGCTGTCCATCTG CTTGAACACTAGCTCATTGGCGTTCATGGCCCCTCTTGGACTTGGTGCTGCCATAAG CACGCGTGTGTCGAACGAGCTTGGAGCAGGGCGGCCTCACGCAGCCCGACTGGCGGCCCGGGTGGTGGTGCTTCTGGCGCTCATCGTGGGCACGTCGGAAGCTCTGGTCATAGTGCTGGTACGCGACCTGTGGGGGTACGCGTACAGCAGCGAGGAGGAAGTGGCCAGGTACACCGCCAGGATGATGCCGGTCCTCGCCGTGTCCGTCATGCTCGACGGCCAGCAGTGCGTGCTCTCAGGTGTAGTGAGGGGCTGTGGCCGCCAGAAGGCCGGCGCTTTCATCAACCTTGCCGCCTACTACCTCGCCGGTATCCCTGCCGCGCTCGCTTTCGCCTTCGTGCGCCGTCTCGCGGGAATG GGCCTCTGGTTCGGGATCTTGTGCGGCCTGGTGGTGCAGATGCTCTCGCTGCTCTCCGTTACCTTATGCACCGACTGGAACAAGGAA GCACTGAAGGCGAAGAACAGAGTCTTCAGTGTGGCTCTTCCTGCAGACATGGAAACATGA
- the LOC103626905 gene encoding protein DETOXIFICATION 16 isoform X1, protein MEAALLAAAGTGRKDGGSEESGVVCEVKKQLYLAGPLVVGFLLQNTVQMVSVMFVGHLGELALASASLATSFAGVTGFSLLAGMACSLDTLCGQAFGARQHHLLGVHKQRAMLVLALVSVPVALVWAYTGDILAWCGQDPEIAAGAGSYIRCLIPAMVVYGALQCHVRFLQTQNLVVPVMLSSGATALCHPAVCWLLVRGLGLGCNGAALANAVSYLANLSFLAVYVRVAPACKATWTGFSAEAFRGVPDFLRLAVPSAVMVCMEWWSFELLVLLSGLLPNPKLETAVLSICLNTSSLAFMAPLGLGAAISTRVSNELGAGRPHAARLAARVVVLLALIVGTSEALVIVLVRDLWGYAYSSEEEVARYTARMMPVLAVSVMLDGQQCVLSGVVRGCGRQKAGAFINLAAYYLAGIPAALAFAFVRRLAGMGLWFGILCGLVVQMLSLLSVTLCTDWNKEALKAKNRVFSVALPADMET, encoded by the exons ATGGAGGCGGCGCTCCTCGCGGCCGCAGGCACCGGTAGGAAGGATGGTGGTAGTGAGGAGAGCGGTGTGGTGTGCGAGGTGAAGAAGCAGTTGTACCTCGCCGGGCCGCTCGTGGTCGGGTTCCTCCTGCAGAACACGGTCCAGATGGTGTCCGTCATGTTCGTCGGCCACCTTGGGGAGCTCGCGCTGGCCAGCGCCTCCCTGGCCACCTCCTTCGCCGGCGTCACCGGCTTCAGCTTGCTG GCAGGCATGGCGTGCAGCCTGGACACGCTGTGCGGGCAGGCCTTCGGTGCGCGGCAGCACCACCTGCTGGGCGTCCACAAGCAGCGGGCCATGCTGGTGCTTGCTCTCGTGAGCGTCCCGGTGGCGCTGGTGTGGGCCTACACCGGCGACATCCTGGCGTGGTGCGGGCAGGACCCGGAGATCGCGGCGGGGGCCGGCAGCTACATCCGGTGCCTGATCCCGGCCATGGTCGTGTACGGGGCGCTGCAGTGCCACGTCCGGTTCCTGCAGACGCAGAACCTGGTGGTGCCTGTGATGCTGAGCTCCGGCGCCACCGCGCTGTGCCACCCGGCCGTCTGCTGGCTGCTGGTGCGCGGGCTCGGGCTGGGCTGCAACGGCGCCGCGCTGGCCAACGCCGTCTCCTACCTCGCCAACCTCTCCTTCTTGGCCGTCTATGTCAGGGTGGCTCCGGCCTGCAAGGCCACCTGGACGGGCTTCTCGGCGGAGGCGTTCCGCGGCGTCCCCGATTTCCTCAGGCTCGCCGTGCCGTCGGCTGTCATGGTGTG CATGGAGTGGTGGTCCTTCGAGCTCCTGGTGCTACTGTCCGGACTGCTCCCCAACCCCAAGCTGGAGACGGCCGTGCTGTCCATCTG CTTGAACACTAGCTCATTGGCGTTCATGGCCCCTCTTGGACTTGGTGCTGCCATAAG CACGCGTGTGTCGAACGAGCTTGGAGCAGGGCGGCCTCACGCAGCCCGACTGGCGGCCCGGGTGGTGGTGCTTCTGGCGCTCATCGTGGGCACGTCGGAAGCTCTGGTCATAGTGCTGGTACGCGACCTGTGGGGGTACGCGTACAGCAGCGAGGAGGAAGTGGCCAGGTACACCGCCAGGATGATGCCGGTCCTCGCCGTGTCCGTCATGCTCGACGGCCAGCAGTGCGTGCTCTCAGGTGTAGTGAGGGGCTGTGGCCGCCAGAAGGCCGGCGCTTTCATCAACCTTGCCGCCTACTACCTCGCCGGTATCCCTGCCGCGCTCGCTTTCGCCTTCGTGCGCCGTCTCGCGGGAATG GGCCTCTGGTTCGGGATCTTGTGCGGCCTGGTGGTGCAGATGCTCTCGCTGCTCTCCGTTACCTTATGCACCGACTGGAACAAGGAA GCACTGAAGGCGAAGAACAGAGTCTTCAGTGTGGCTCTTCCTGCAGACATGGAAACATGA